A single window of Dehalococcoidia bacterium DNA harbors:
- the rnc gene encoding ribonuclease III, whose amino-acid sequence MAATEWSERSAIGARMTSYSAPGQASVAPLDCINPRPPHAVVSHFHPVADGAPRSMRGVGLADWRELEERLALKFKNRDLLRQALVHTSYLNENPGIGLGSNERLEFLGDAALGVVVAHQLYAEYPEVDEGKLTELRAHLVRRDTLARAAARFDLGEYLQLGRGEEAAGGRKRPTNLARTYEALVGAIFLDGGLARVRSFVRRSLKPEFTALASSGMPHDPKSRLQEVIQSRWQTTPSYRLLKTEGPDHARRFTVQVMVSGKALGVGEGRSKQMAEKEAAQQALKEIERGQEIA is encoded by the coding sequence ATGGCCGCAACCGAATGGAGCGAGAGGAGCGCGATCGGCGCGCGGATGACGAGTTATTCCGCGCCGGGCCAGGCATCTGTCGCCCCCTTGGATTGCATCAACCCGCGACCGCCTCATGCGGTCGTTTCGCATTTCCACCCTGTCGCGGACGGGGCGCCCCGCTCGATGAGAGGTGTTGGCTTGGCCGACTGGAGAGAACTCGAGGAGCGCCTCGCTCTCAAGTTCAAAAATCGCGACCTGTTGCGCCAGGCGCTCGTCCACACCTCCTATCTGAACGAAAACCCCGGGATCGGGCTAGGTTCCAATGAGCGGTTGGAGTTCCTGGGGGATGCCGCGCTTGGGGTGGTCGTCGCGCATCAGCTATACGCCGAGTATCCCGAGGTCGACGAGGGCAAGTTGACGGAGTTGCGGGCCCACCTCGTACGGCGGGATACGCTGGCCAGAGCGGCGGCGCGCTTTGACCTGGGCGAGTATCTTCAGCTCGGACGCGGTGAAGAAGCAGCGGGCGGGCGCAAGCGCCCGACGAATCTCGCGCGCACGTACGAAGCACTGGTCGGCGCGATCTTCCTCGATGGGGGACTCGCGCGGGTACGGTCGTTCGTGCGACGCAGCTTGAAACCGGAGTTCACGGCGCTGGCATCGAGCGGCATGCCGCATGACCCGAAGTCGCGTTTGCAAGAGGTGATCCAGTCACGATGGCAAACGACACCTTCCTACCGGCTCTTGAAGACCGAGGGCCCGGACCACGCGCGGCGTTTCACGGTGCAGGTGATGGTGAGTGGGAAAGCGTTGGGCGTCGGCGAGGGGCGCAGCAAGCAGATGGCTGAAAAGGAAGCGGCGCAGCAGGCCCTCAAGGAGATCGAGCGCGGGCAGGAGATCGCCTAG
- a CDS encoding VTT domain-containing protein, with protein MSQLQGREHVEDGDGLLESAADAIARRAESRFDRFVLRVTGWFAEHTTIRIVVAVTALLLALTPGIVLVLFPDLTDSLTGLSYGGVFLTNLASTATFYFPVPGLTLAAQTIIATEGDVSATPWLVGIAGGLGMALGEITAYYAGYLGAEIVRGREFHGPKRLQRTIERVLHGIGWLMDRWGMATLFVLSAIPNPLFEIAGLTAGSVRMSFRRFLVSVTTGKILRGMILAYYGVNAFDWFENLIPFR; from the coding sequence ATGTCACAACTGCAGGGACGTGAGCACGTCGAGGATGGCGATGGTCTGCTAGAGTCGGCGGCCGATGCGATTGCCCGTCGTGCGGAGTCACGCTTCGACCGCTTTGTCCTTCGCGTAACCGGCTGGTTCGCGGAGCACACCACGATCCGGATCGTCGTTGCGGTGACGGCTCTGTTGCTGGCGCTGACGCCGGGGATCGTCCTTGTACTGTTTCCCGACCTCACCGACAGCCTGACGGGCCTGAGCTACGGCGGCGTCTTTCTCACGAACCTGGCGAGCACCGCGACGTTCTACTTCCCGGTGCCCGGCCTGACCCTCGCCGCGCAGACGATCATCGCCACGGAGGGCGACGTTTCGGCGACGCCCTGGCTCGTGGGCATCGCCGGCGGCCTCGGCATGGCGCTCGGCGAGATCACGGCGTACTACGCCGGCTACCTCGGCGCCGAGATCGTGCGCGGCCGCGAGTTCCACGGCCCGAAACGGCTGCAACGCACGATCGAGCGCGTGTTGCACGGCATCGGCTGGCTAATGGACCGCTGGGGCATGGCGACGCTGTTCGTGCTCTCGGCGATCCCGAATCCGCTGTTTGAGATCGCCGGCCTCACGGCGGGCTCTGTGCGCATGTCGTTCCGGCGGTTCCTGGTCTCCGTGACGACGGGAAAGATCCTGCGCGGCATGATCCTCGCCTACTACGGAGTGAATGCGTTCGACTGGTTTGAAAATCTGATCCCGTTTCGCTAA
- a CDS encoding GNAT family N-acetyltransferase: MIVTLRDLRADDAAWLDTWLGVCAASVGYDVIDVDAPARSLLVRLEHGDLNANVIVAGEKVGVVTYLVRAPAMIQFIGVQPSQVRRGYGQAGAALVEDVLRAAGVTTIYAAAPAIHGIDVYFWIRLGYRPLLQAEWPCTRDGFAWLRRDVGAGDPARTP, translated from the coding sequence GTGATCGTCACGCTCCGCGACCTGCGGGCCGACGACGCTGCATGGCTCGACACGTGGCTGGGCGTATGCGCCGCGTCGGTCGGCTATGACGTGATCGACGTCGACGCGCCGGCGCGGTCGCTGCTCGTGCGGCTGGAGCATGGTGATCTGAACGCGAACGTCATCGTCGCTGGCGAAAAAGTAGGCGTCGTTACATACCTGGTTCGCGCGCCGGCGATGATCCAGTTCATCGGCGTGCAGCCGTCGCAGGTGCGTCGAGGCTACGGTCAAGCGGGCGCGGCGCTCGTCGAAGACGTGCTGCGTGCAGCCGGCGTGACGACAATCTACGCGGCAGCGCCGGCGATCCACGGCATCGACGTGTACTTCTGGATCCGGCTGGGGTACCGTCCGCTGCTCCAGGCCGAGTGGCCGTGCACGCGTGATGGCTTCGCATGGCTCCGTCGCGACGTTGGCGCAGGAGATCCTGCACGCACTCCGTGA
- a CDS encoding helicase C-terminal domain-containing protein codes for MPYISLDLETTGLDPDTDEIIEVAAIRFDVDGVIDTYHSMVNPERRLEYRIALLTGIDPSELQNAPHFPTIAGEVEAFVGLDPIVGQNPTFDTTFLAGKGVQLFGPTYDTFELAGLMLPTLTERGLGAIADHLGIEFTNRHRAMADAEAAMHVFTALRLRLTESAADLLLEADRIASASDWTLRHLFREVASETTRRPADGERAGFVHGFVRAPEPLPEPLRPSTSRVAVPASRGADLIASAAHQVFDEFEDREEQRAMATAVGENLAMGGQLLVEAGTGVGKSLAYLVPSALHAVQNSARTVVSTNTINLQEQLTSQDIPIARRILAAAGIDTADFRTAQLKGRRNYLCLLRWSSSRRSASLSSDDARVLVRLLFWLGATETGDRAELSLRREEDASWSRVSAQDGGCLTMQCPYVRDGTCFLYRARRRAESAHVLVVNHSLLLSDVAAGGNVLPEYQHLVVDEAHHLEDEATRQFGFSASESDILDWLDALHVRAGRDREGGLAGSVVAATRASQQAIGAGPQLQALARVLVDAVQKARTRVPVFFQALQGFGQEHAVARGDYDDRIMLNRSMRVQPDWADIEAGWFETEEQLARVCGVLEELGASLSQINPADILDRDAIAAETDELYGQGDQLRVGLSEIIGKDDKSRICWLTLGRRDAAPSLSSAPLSVAEPLQQGLFSPRESVVLTGATLSTEGNFDYMRGRLGVPDAHAVLQGSPFDYKASTLILTPSDMPEPDNAAYAAALQTVLIDLVRASEGRTLVLFTSHGALRTAYMGIKRPLEEQEILVLGQGIDGTPRQLLGVLRENHRAVVLGAASFWEGVDVTGEALSLLVMAKLPFPVPSDPVFQARAELFDQPFEQYALPQAILRFKQGFGRLIRRKTDRGVMVVLDRRLRSRAYGESFMRSLPACNNRDLPMHALPGQVAAWLARPDEL; via the coding sequence TTGCCGTACATCTCTCTCGACCTGGAAACGACCGGTCTCGATCCGGATACCGACGAGATCATCGAGGTCGCCGCCATTCGCTTCGATGTGGACGGCGTGATCGACACGTACCACTCGATGGTCAACCCGGAAAGGCGGCTGGAGTACCGCATCGCGCTGTTGACGGGCATCGATCCGTCGGAGTTACAGAACGCACCGCACTTTCCGACGATCGCGGGTGAGGTTGAGGCATTCGTCGGGCTGGACCCGATCGTCGGCCAGAATCCGACGTTCGACACGACGTTCCTCGCAGGTAAGGGCGTGCAACTCTTCGGGCCGACGTACGACACGTTTGAACTCGCCGGCTTGATGCTGCCGACGCTCACGGAGCGCGGGCTCGGTGCGATCGCAGATCACCTCGGCATTGAGTTTACGAACCGGCACCGCGCGATGGCCGACGCTGAAGCGGCAATGCACGTCTTCACTGCCCTGCGCCTTCGCCTGACCGAGTCGGCCGCCGACCTCTTGCTGGAGGCAGACCGTATCGCGAGCGCCAGTGACTGGACCTTGCGGCACCTGTTTCGGGAGGTCGCGAGCGAAACGACACGCCGGCCGGCGGACGGGGAGCGCGCCGGGTTCGTACACGGCTTTGTTCGGGCGCCCGAGCCGTTGCCCGAGCCGTTGCGTCCTTCGACGTCACGCGTGGCGGTGCCCGCGAGTCGTGGCGCTGACCTGATCGCGTCGGCCGCGCACCAGGTATTCGACGAGTTCGAAGACCGGGAGGAACAACGGGCGATGGCCACCGCCGTCGGCGAAAACCTCGCCATGGGCGGGCAATTGCTCGTCGAAGCGGGGACCGGCGTCGGGAAGTCGCTGGCATATCTTGTGCCTTCAGCGTTACACGCGGTGCAGAACAGCGCGCGCACCGTCGTGTCGACGAACACGATCAACCTGCAAGAGCAACTCACGTCGCAGGACATTCCGATCGCACGGCGCATCCTTGCGGCGGCCGGGATCGATACCGCGGACTTTCGTACCGCGCAGCTCAAGGGACGGCGAAACTACCTGTGCCTGCTGCGCTGGTCCTCATCTCGCCGCTCGGCGTCACTATCGTCGGACGACGCGCGCGTCCTCGTGCGCCTGCTGTTCTGGCTCGGTGCGACGGAGACCGGCGATCGCGCCGAGTTGAGCCTGCGTCGCGAGGAAGATGCGTCGTGGTCACGCGTCAGCGCGCAGGACGGCGGCTGCCTGACCATGCAATGCCCGTACGTCCGCGACGGCACCTGCTTCCTGTACCGGGCGCGCAGACGCGCCGAGAGCGCACACGTACTTGTCGTGAACCACTCACTGCTCCTGTCCGACGTCGCCGCGGGAGGGAACGTGCTTCCCGAGTATCAGCACCTCGTCGTGGACGAGGCGCATCACCTGGAAGACGAAGCGACGCGCCAGTTCGGCTTCTCTGCGTCGGAGTCGGACATTCTCGACTGGCTCGATGCGCTGCACGTCCGCGCCGGCCGGGACCGCGAAGGTGGGCTGGCCGGCAGCGTGGTCGCCGCGACGCGCGCATCACAGCAGGCGATCGGCGCGGGCCCTCAGTTGCAGGCGCTCGCGCGCGTCCTCGTCGATGCTGTGCAGAAGGCCCGCACACGCGTGCCGGTCTTCTTCCAGGCGTTGCAGGGATTCGGGCAGGAGCATGCCGTCGCGCGGGGCGATTACGACGACCGCATCATGCTCAATCGTAGCATGCGCGTGCAGCCCGACTGGGCGGACATCGAAGCGGGATGGTTCGAAACCGAGGAGCAACTGGCGCGGGTCTGCGGCGTGCTCGAGGAATTGGGCGCGTCACTCTCGCAGATCAATCCCGCGGACATCCTCGACCGGGACGCCATCGCGGCGGAGACGGACGAGTTGTACGGGCAGGGCGACCAGCTACGTGTGGGTCTCTCGGAGATCATCGGCAAGGATGACAAATCGCGCATCTGCTGGCTGACACTGGGGCGCCGAGACGCTGCGCCGTCACTTTCGAGCGCGCCATTGAGCGTGGCCGAGCCGCTGCAGCAAGGGCTCTTCAGCCCGCGCGAGAGCGTCGTGCTGACCGGCGCCACGCTCAGCACCGAGGGCAACTTCGACTACATGCGAGGACGGCTGGGCGTGCCGGACGCGCATGCCGTCCTCCAGGGGTCGCCGTTCGACTACAAGGCGTCGACGCTCATCCTTACCCCGAGCGACATGCCCGAGCCGGACAACGCGGCGTATGCGGCCGCTCTGCAGACGGTGCTCATCGACCTCGTGCGGGCAAGCGAAGGCCGCACGCTGGTGCTCTTCACCTCGCACGGAGCGTTGCGTACGGCGTACATGGGCATTAAGCGGCCGCTGGAGGAGCAAGAGATCCTGGTGCTCGGACAGGGCATCGACGGCACGCCGCGGCAACTGCTGGGCGTGCTGCGCGAGAACCACCGCGCGGTCGTCTTGGGCGCGGCCAGCTTCTGGGAAGGCGTCGACGTCACGGGCGAAGCGCTGTCGCTGCTCGTCATGGCGAAGCTGCCGTTTCCCGTGCCGTCCGACCCCGTATTCCAGGCGCGCGCGGAACTGTTCGATCAGCCGTTCGAGCAGTACGCGCTGCCGCAGGCGATCCTGCGCTTCAAGCAGGGTTTCGGCCGCCTCATTCGGCGCAAGACGGACCGCGGCGTCATGGTGGTGCTCGACAGGCGGCTCCGCAGCCGTGCGTACGGGGAATCGTTCATGCGTTCGCTCCCAGCGTGCAACAACCGCGACCTGCCGATGCACGCGCTGCCCGGGCAGGTTGCGGCATGGCTGGCCCGACCTGACGAGCTGTGA
- a CDS encoding CehA/McbA family metallohydrolase — MAGTIIDMHIHTTAGASDSGLSPEDLAEEARLRGLTGINITEHDRLWDAYKLNEYRERHAPLFVNNGMEVSTDLGHMIVVGLTQYVPGIRRAEELRKVLDDLGGWMAVAHPFRHWFDPVYFRKQGKEPFTMTPEQAAERMPVFQLVDAIEALNGANTPRENLFALQVAQAIGKPVSGGSDAHSTSGIGFYCTVFERDLQSSGEMVEELRAGRFHAHHGLLQGKLTYFTEDSLKEAPPGLAT; from the coding sequence ATGGCCGGAACCATCATCGACATGCACATCCACACGACGGCGGGAGCCTCCGACAGCGGTCTGAGCCCCGAGGATCTCGCCGAGGAAGCGCGTCTGCGCGGACTTACCGGCATCAACATCACAGAGCACGACCGGCTCTGGGACGCGTACAAGCTCAACGAGTACCGCGAACGCCATGCGCCGTTGTTCGTCAATAACGGCATGGAGGTGTCGACGGACCTCGGGCACATGATTGTCGTCGGGCTGACGCAGTACGTGCCGGGCATCCGGCGCGCCGAAGAGCTGCGCAAGGTGCTCGACGATCTCGGTGGCTGGATGGCCGTCGCGCACCCATTTCGTCACTGGTTCGATCCCGTGTACTTCCGCAAGCAGGGCAAAGAGCCGTTCACCATGACGCCGGAGCAAGCGGCGGAACGCATGCCCGTCTTTCAACTCGTCGATGCGATCGAAGCACTGAACGGCGCCAACACGCCGCGCGAGAACCTGTTCGCGTTACAGGTCGCGCAAGCGATCGGTAAGCCCGTAAGCGGCGGCAGCGACGCGCACTCCACGAGCGGCATCGGCTTTTACTGCACAGTGTTCGAGCGCGACTTGCAATCGTCCGGCGAGATGGTCGAAGAATTGCGGGCGGGGCGGTTTCATGCGCACCACGGGCTGCTACAGGGCAAGCTCACGTACTTTACGGAAGATAGCCTGAAGGAGGCGCCCCCGGGCCTCGCCACGTGA
- the ispE gene encoding 4-(cytidine 5'-diphospho)-2-C-methyl-D-erythritol kinase, with translation MGRETRGMSGLRIVAPAKINWTLEVLRVRPDGYHEVRSVLQTIDLYDIVTLRDDRDLAIELTGDVAARAGEDPERNLAYRAAAAFGARLRAPHGVHITLEKRVPVAAGLGGGSSDASAVLRGLNVLWGEAQSELNLVEVAGEIGSDPPFFMIGGTALASGRGEQVQPLRDALAPTIVLATPPPAERGEKTASMYAALTPDDYSDGDATIGVRETVEAGRLIADAALTNVFERVVAAMQPETANAMNALRAQGYAPHLCGSGPSFFLLAKDEGAIEAMSDRITQLGFEPRITRTLSRTDATRIEPL, from the coding sequence ATGGGTCGCGAGACGCGGGGAATGAGCGGCCTCCGCATCGTCGCGCCGGCGAAGATCAATTGGACGCTTGAGGTGCTCCGCGTGCGGCCGGACGGATACCACGAAGTCCGCAGTGTGCTGCAGACTATCGACCTGTACGACATTGTGACGCTACGCGACGACCGCGACCTTGCTATTGAGTTAACCGGCGATGTCGCGGCGCGCGCTGGCGAGGATCCGGAGCGCAACCTCGCCTACCGCGCGGCGGCCGCGTTCGGGGCGCGGTTGCGCGCGCCGCATGGCGTGCACATTACGCTGGAGAAGCGGGTGCCTGTTGCGGCCGGCCTCGGTGGCGGCAGCAGCGATGCGTCGGCGGTGCTCCGCGGCCTGAATGTCTTATGGGGCGAAGCACAATCGGAGTTGAACCTGGTCGAAGTCGCCGGCGAGATCGGCTCCGACCCGCCGTTCTTCATGATCGGCGGCACCGCGCTGGCGTCGGGCCGTGGCGAACAGGTACAGCCGCTCCGTGACGCGCTGGCACCGACGATCGTACTCGCGACGCCGCCGCCGGCGGAGCGCGGCGAGAAGACTGCGTCGATGTACGCGGCTCTGACGCCGGACGACTATTCGGACGGGGACGCCACGATCGGCGTGCGCGAGACGGTCGAAGCCGGCAGGCTGATCGCGGACGCGGCGTTGACCAACGTCTTCGAGCGCGTCGTCGCGGCGATGCAGCCGGAGACCGCGAACGCGATGAACGCCTTGCGCGCACAGGGATATGCGCCGCACCTCTGTGGCTCCGGGCCCTCGTTTTTCCTGCTCGCGAAGGACGAGGGCGCGATCGAGGCGATGAGCGACCGCATCACGCAGCTCGGCTTCGAACCTCGTATCACGCGCACACTGTCCCGGACCGATGCAACGCGCATCGAGCCGCTCTGA
- the rsmA gene encoding 16S rRNA (adenine(1518)-N(6)/adenine(1519)-N(6))-dimethyltransferase RsmA has translation MSIGGQAGLTSTSSNRRRPNAKKRFGQHFLSDVNILTRIVDAAEIRAGESVLEVGPGLGALTTILAERAARVIAVEVDRDLVPGLRERFAATPNVAIVEADVLDRTPGELLAAGGGTEPYVVVANLPYNIAAPALRRFLEGDARPRRLVVMVQLEVGEAIVALPGKMSLLSVATQVYGETGMVMKVAPGAFSPPPKVQSAVVRIDVAEGPRVDVPLTTFFKVVRAGFGNPRKQLRNSLSFGLYAKQTFIDELMHDAGVDATLRPQVLSLQEWASITRAWVARRGE, from the coding sequence ATGTCGATTGGCGGTCAGGCTGGATTGACATCTACATCCTCGAATAGGCGGCGCCCCAATGCCAAGAAGCGCTTCGGTCAGCACTTCCTGTCCGACGTGAACATCCTGACGCGCATCGTCGACGCCGCCGAGATCCGCGCGGGCGAATCGGTGCTCGAAGTGGGGCCGGGGCTCGGCGCGCTGACGACGATCCTTGCGGAGCGGGCGGCGCGCGTGATCGCGGTTGAGGTCGACCGCGACCTCGTACCGGGGTTGCGTGAGCGATTCGCCGCGACGCCAAACGTCGCGATCGTCGAGGCGGACGTGTTGGACCGCACGCCGGGCGAGTTGCTCGCCGCGGGCGGCGGCACCGAGCCATATGTGGTCGTAGCAAACCTTCCCTACAACATCGCGGCGCCCGCGCTGCGCCGTTTTCTTGAAGGAGACGCGCGGCCGCGGAGACTCGTCGTGATGGTGCAGCTTGAGGTCGGCGAGGCCATCGTCGCGCTTCCCGGGAAGATGTCGCTGCTGAGCGTAGCGACGCAGGTGTACGGCGAGACGGGCATGGTCATGAAGGTCGCGCCGGGCGCATTCAGCCCGCCGCCAAAGGTGCAATCCGCCGTCGTGCGCATCGATGTGGCCGAAGGGCCGCGCGTCGACGTGCCGCTGACGACGTTCTTCAAAGTCGTGCGCGCTGGATTCGGCAATCCGCGCAAGCAACTCCGCAACAGCCTCTCGTTCGGGCTCTACGCGAAACAGACGTTCATCGACGAGCTCATGCACGATGCGGGAGTCGACGCGACGCTGCGCCCGCAGGTGCTCTCGCTGCAAGAGTGGGCGTCGATCACGCGTGCATGGGTCGCGAGACGCGGGGAATGA
- a CDS encoding ubiquitin-like domain-containing protein, whose translation MSGITAALVEHAGTHAPFLGRHSRHFALLAVIAGVSVFGYVLLPQRTVQVQADGRQFTFETRLSNDAAVLQNAGVDVRRGDRVTLLDGGTFDVIRVDRAHMAQLLVDGVAYEMLTHAVTIDQLLSEAGVAITGRDSVLQNGVLVSMNAPVEPQVLLATTQGFADEGRDDSIISFEVRRALPYTVVVDGAERVASTTSRPTVAQALREAGIVVGPGDRVLPDMQAAIEAETSIEIRRARAVTVALPDDHVTLYTLERTVGDTLAAAGITVPSDSFVEPSLDAEVIDGMSVRVVQLGEGNEVEREHVEHSTVYRSDSSLGPGETRTVAGNDGVRVRRYAIGYVNGVEASRELVEEYWEPEPADTVIYYPIQTGRSDSQPDSAAVAQTLHVYATWYNPASSGRAASDPAYGRTATGVQVTYGVIAVDPNVIPLGTRLFVPGYGYGIAADTGGAVKGYIIDLGYPDGVDVDWRSGWIDIYILE comes from the coding sequence GTGTCCGGAATCACGGCCGCATTGGTCGAGCATGCAGGGACGCACGCGCCGTTCCTGGGCCGCCATAGCCGGCATTTTGCGCTGCTCGCGGTGATCGCCGGAGTGAGCGTATTCGGCTACGTGTTGCTTCCGCAGCGCACGGTGCAGGTGCAGGCCGACGGCCGGCAATTCACGTTCGAAACGCGTCTCTCTAACGATGCCGCCGTGCTGCAGAACGCAGGCGTCGACGTGCGTCGCGGCGACCGTGTCACGCTGCTCGATGGCGGCACGTTCGATGTGATTCGCGTCGATCGGGCACATATGGCGCAACTCCTCGTAGACGGCGTGGCGTACGAAATGCTCACGCACGCGGTGACCATCGACCAACTGCTCTCCGAAGCCGGCGTCGCGATCACGGGGCGTGACAGCGTCCTGCAGAACGGCGTGCTTGTGTCCATGAATGCGCCCGTCGAGCCGCAGGTGCTCCTCGCCACGACGCAGGGCTTTGCCGACGAAGGGCGCGACGACAGCATCATCTCGTTTGAGGTGCGTCGTGCCTTGCCGTATACGGTTGTGGTCGACGGCGCGGAACGGGTGGCGAGCACGACGAGCCGGCCCACGGTCGCGCAGGCGTTGCGCGAGGCGGGCATCGTCGTCGGCCCGGGAGATCGGGTATTGCCAGACATGCAGGCGGCGATCGAAGCCGAAACGAGCATCGAGATCCGGCGGGCGCGCGCCGTCACGGTGGCGCTGCCTGACGATCACGTCACGCTGTACACGCTGGAGCGCACCGTCGGCGATACGCTCGCCGCGGCCGGCATCACGGTTCCCTCCGATTCGTTCGTAGAACCATCGCTCGATGCTGAAGTGATCGACGGCATGTCCGTCCGCGTCGTGCAGTTGGGCGAGGGAAACGAAGTCGAGCGCGAGCACGTCGAGCACAGCACCGTCTATCGTTCTGACTCGAGCCTGGGCCCGGGCGAGACGCGCACGGTCGCGGGAAATGATGGGGTCCGGGTGCGGCGATATGCCATCGGGTACGTCAACGGCGTCGAGGCGAGCAGGGAGTTGGTGGAGGAGTACTGGGAGCCCGAACCGGCCGACACGGTGATCTACTATCCCATTCAGACCGGGCGCAGCGACTCGCAGCCGGACTCCGCTGCGGTGGCGCAGACATTGCACGTCTACGCGACGTGGTACAACCCGGCGAGCAGCGGCCGCGCGGCAAGCGATCCTGCGTATGGCCGCACAGCAACGGGCGTGCAAGTGACGTACGGCGTCATCGCGGTCGACCCGAACGTCATTCCGCTCGGCACGCGTCTGTTCGTACCGGGATACGGATACGGCATTGCGGCCGATACCGGCGGAGCCGTAAAGGGCTACATCATCGACCTCGGCTACCCGGACGGCGTCGATGTCGATTGGCGGTCAGGCTGGATTGACATCTACATCCTCGAATAG
- a CDS encoding pyridoxamine 5'-phosphate oxidase family protein has protein sequence MTDEQREFLRAHRLCIVGYERASGPPALSPVYYVMDGDDLIISTTKTRAKGKVFARETEVSLCVIGEQMPFPYVTVYGRGRIEEDGAADAMMRIGAVMSGNPVPESARPAVEERARTEQRVVLRVTPHGFAGR, from the coding sequence ATGACTGACGAGCAGCGGGAGTTTCTCAGAGCCCACCGATTGTGCATCGTCGGATACGAGCGCGCTTCGGGACCACCGGCGCTGTCACCCGTGTACTACGTGATGGACGGCGACGATCTGATCATCTCGACGACGAAAACCCGCGCGAAGGGCAAGGTCTTTGCGCGCGAGACAGAGGTCTCGTTGTGCGTGATCGGCGAACAGATGCCGTTCCCGTACGTCACTGTGTATGGCCGTGGACGGATCGAGGAAGACGGTGCGGCTGATGCCATGATGCGCATCGGCGCAGTGATGAGCGGCAATCCGGTACCGGAATCGGCGCGTCCGGCGGTCGAAGAACGGGCACGGACGGAACAGCGGGTGGTCCTGCGTGTCACGCCGCATGGATTCGCGGGCCGATAG
- a CDS encoding cyclase family protein, producing MTASRQIYDITVPLRSGMPVYEGDPEVQITRTGSLEDGDLANVSRLDFGAHTGTHIDAPVHFLDGAPGVDALSLDTLIGAAHVVDATHLHMHIGAGEIASLGLDEGVERVLFKTKNSQLWEQDTFSSNFIGLTVSAARVLVERGVRLVGIDYLSIAPKDDPAPTHRVLLEAGIVIVEGLDLRLVDPGMYELICLPLRIVGGDGAPARAVLRRLP from the coding sequence ATGACGGCCAGCCGCCAGATCTACGACATCACGGTACCGCTTCGCAGCGGTATGCCCGTGTACGAGGGTGATCCAGAGGTCCAGATCACACGCACGGGATCGCTCGAGGACGGCGACCTGGCGAACGTGAGCCGGCTCGACTTCGGCGCGCACACGGGGACGCACATCGACGCGCCGGTGCATTTCCTCGACGGCGCGCCGGGCGTCGACGCGCTGTCGCTCGACACGCTGATCGGCGCCGCGCACGTCGTCGACGCGACGCATCTCCATATGCACATCGGTGCGGGCGAAATCGCCTCACTTGGTCTCGACGAGGGCGTTGAGCGCGTGCTCTTCAAGACGAAGAACTCCCAACTCTGGGAGCAGGACACCTTCTCATCGAATTTCATCGGATTGACGGTGAGCGCCGCCCGCGTGCTTGTTGAACGAGGCGTACGGCTCGTCGGCATCGACTATCTCTCGATCGCGCCGAAGGACGATCCCGCGCCAACGCATCGAGTATTACTTGAGGCCGGCATCGTGATCGTCGAAGGGCTTGATCTGCGGCTGGTGGATCCGGGCATGTACGAGCTGATCTGCCTGCCGCTGCGCATCGTCGGCGGTGATGGTGCGCCGGCGCGAGCGGTGCTGCGGCGCTTGCCTTAG